The following are from one region of the Prionailurus bengalensis isolate Pbe53 chromosome A2, Fcat_Pben_1.1_paternal_pri, whole genome shotgun sequence genome:
- the USP19 gene encoding ubiquitin carboxyl-terminal hydrolase 19 isoform X10, which yields MSGGASTTGPRRGPPGLEEATSKKKQKDRANQESKDGDPRRGSVSSREEQAKEELLLDWRQSADEVIVKLRVGAGPLRLEEVDAAFTDTDCVVRLPGGRQWGGVFYAEIESSCTKVQARKGGLLQLALPKKVPLLTWPSLLKKPLGTQEALPGLRCQENGQEPSPIAPEPGPEPRRGKQEARNQKRAQGRGEVGAGAGPGAQAGPSAKRAVHLRRGPDGEGSRDGPGPRGDAPPFLAETATQAEAEEQLRVPPLNPQTCLLGSEENLALLAGEKTVSPRNDPVSPAMARSRDPEKGDRSKEEMAEAADALTLVDGKEPESMVNLAFVKNDSYEKGPDSVVVHVYVKEICRDTSRVLFREQDFTLIFQTRDGNFLRLHPGCGPHTIFRWQVKLRNLIEPEQCTFCFTASRIDICLRKRQSQRWGGLEAPAARGAVGGAKVAVPTGPTPLDSTPPGGAPHPLTGQEEARAVEKEKPKARSEDTGLDGVVARTPMEHVAPKPEPHLASPKPTCMVPPMPHSPVSGDSVEEEEEEEKKVCLPGFTGLVNLGNTCFMNSVIQSLSNTRELRDFFHDRSFEAEINYNNPLGTGGRLAIGFAVLLRALWKGTHHAFQPSKLKAIVASKASQFTGYAQHDAQEFMAFLLDGLHEDLNRIQNKPYTETVDSDGRPDEVVAEEAWQRHKMRNDSFIVDLFQGQYKSKLVCPVCAKVSITFDPFLYLPVPLPQKQKVLPIFYFAREPHSKPIKFLVSISKENSSASEVLESLSQSVHVKPENLRLAEVIKNRFHRVFLPSHSLDTVSPSDTLLCFELLSPELAKERVVVLEVQQRPQVPSIPISKCAACQRKQQSEDEKLKRCTRCYRVGYCNQLCQKTHWPDHKGLCRPENIGYPFLVSVPASRLTYARLAQLLEGYARYSVSVFQPPFQPGRMALESQGTGCTTLLSTSSLEAGDSERDPIQPPELQLVTPVAEGDTGVPRTWAAPDRGSVPSTSGVSSEVLASGPVEVGSLPAGERMSRPEAAVPGYQHPSEAINAHTPQFFIYKIDASNREQRLEDKGDTPLELGEDCSLALVWRNNERLQEFVLVASKELECAEDPGSAGEAARAGHFTLDQCLNLFTRPEVLAPEEAWYCPQCKQHREASKQLLLWRLPNVLIVQLKRFSFRSFIWRDKINDLVEFPVRNLDLSKFCIGQKEEQLPSYDLYAVINHYGGMIGGHYTACARLPNDRSSQRSDVGWRLFDDSTVTTVDESQVVTRYAYVLFYRRRNSPVERPPRAGHSEHHPDLGPAADAAASQGLGPGQAPEVAPTRTAPERFAPPVDRPAPTYSNMEEVD from the exons ATGTCTGGTGGGGCCAGCACCACGGGCCCAAGGAGAGGTCCCCCAGGACTGGAGGAGGCCACCAGTAAGAAGAAGCAGAAGGATCGAGCAAACCAAGAGAGCAAGGATGGAGATCCTAGGAGAG GGTCAGTGTCCTCTCGGGAGGAGCAGGCCAAAGAGG AGTTGTTGCTTGATTGGAGGCAGAGTGCAGATGAGGTGATTGTCAAGCTGCGTGTGGGAGCGGGTCCCCTGCGGCTGGAGGAGGTGGATGCTGCTTTCACAGACACAGACTGCGTGGTGCGGCTTCCAG GTGGTCGGCAGTGGGGTGGTGTTTTCTATGCTGAGATAGAAAGTTCTTGCACCAAAGTACAAGCCCGCAAGGGTGGCCTCCTGCAGCTGGCACTGCCCAAGAAGGTACCTCTGCTCACATGGCCCTCTCTTCTG AAGAAACCTCTAGGGACCCAGGAGGCGTTGCCAGGGCTGCGGTGTCAGGAGAATGGGCAGGAGCCATCTCCCATTGCCCCGGAGCCAGGCCCTGAGCCCCGGCGGGGTAAACAGGAGGCCCGGAACCAGAAGAGGGCCCAGGGCCGTGGTGAGGTAGGCGCAGGGGCTGGCCCCGGGGCCCAGGCAGGGCCCAGCGCCAAGAGGGCTGTGCATCTCCGCAGAGGGCCAGATGGGGAAGGGTCCAGAGATGGGCCTGGACCCCGGGGCGATGCCCCCCCCTTCTTGGCTgagacagccacccag GCTGAGGCTGAGGAACAGCTCCGGGTACCACCGCTGAACCCCCAGACCTGCCTTTTGGGTTCAGAGGAGAATCTAGCACTCTTGGCAGGAGAGAAGACCGTGTCCCCCAGGAATGATCCAGTCTCCCCAGCCATGGCTCGGAGCAGAGATCCTGAGAAAGGTGACCGTTCCAAAGAGGAGATGGCAGAGGCAGCAGATGCTCTAACCTTGGTGGATGGTaaag AGCCGGAGTCCATGGTGAACCTGGCATTTGTCAAGAATGACTCATATGAGAAGGGCCCAGATTCAGTGGTGGTGCATGTGTACGTGAAAGAAATCTGCAGGGACACTTCTCGAGTGCTTTTCCGCGAGCAAGATTTCACGCTTATCTTCCAGACCAG GGATGGAAACTTCCTGAGACTACACCCAGGCTGTGGGCCCCATACCATCTTCCGTTGGCAGGTGAAGCTCAG GAACCTGATTGAGCCTGAGCAGTGCACCTTTTGCTTCACGGCCTCTCGAATTGACATCTGCCTCCGAAAGCGGCAAAGTCAGCGCTGGGGGGGCCTGGAGGCCCCAGCTGCACGAG GTGCAGTGGGTGGTGCAAAGGTTGCCGTGCCGACAGGTCCAACCCCTCTGGATTCAACCCCACCGGgaggtgccccccaccctctcACAGGCCAGGAGGAAGCTCGGGCTGTGGAGAAGGAAAAACCCAAGGCTCGATCTGAGGACACGGGGCTGGATGGTGTGGTGGCCCGCACCCCCATGGAGCATGTAGCCCCAAAGCCAGAGCCACACCTAGCCTCG CCCAAGCCCACGTGTATGGTGCCTCCAATGCCCCACAGCCCTGTGAGCGGAGATagtgtggaggaagaggaggaggaagagaagaaggtgtGTTTGCCTGGCTTCACTGGCCTTGTCAACCTAGGCAACACCTGCTTCATGAACAGTGTCATTCAGTCTCTGTCCAATACTCGGGAGCTCCGGGACTTCTTCCATG ACCGCTCCTTTGAGGCCGAGATCAACTACAACAACCCACTGGGGACTGGTGGGCGTCTGGCCATTGGCTTTGCTGTGTTGCTCCGGGCACTGTGGAAGGGCACCCACCATGCCTTCCAGCCTTCCAAGTTGAAG GCCATTGTGGCGAGCAAGGCCAGCCAGTTCACAGGCTATGCGCAGCATGATGCCCAGGAGTTCATGGCTTTCTTGCTGGATGGGCTGCATGAAGACTTGAATCGCATTCAGAACAAGCCCTACACAGAAACTGTGGATTCAGATGGGCGGCCCGATGAG GTGGTGGCTGAAGAAGCATGGCAGCGGCATAAGATGAGGAATGACTCTTTCATCGTAGACCTGTTTCAGGGCCAGTATAAGTCGAAGCTGGTGTGCCCTGTGTGTGCCAAG GTCTCCATCACTTTTGACCCATTCCTCTACCTGCCAGTACCCTTGCCACAGAAGCAGAAGGTTCTCCCCATCTTCTATTTTGCCCGGGAGCCGCACAGCAAACCCATCAAG TTTCTGGTGAGCATCAGCAAGGAGAACTCCAGTGCAAGTGAAGTGTTGGAATCCCTCTCTCAGAGTGTCCACGTGAAGCCTGAGAACCTGCGTCTAGCTGAG GTGATTAAGAATCGTTTCCACCGTGTATTCCTGCCCTCCCACTCATTGGACACTGTGTCCCCATCTGACACGCTCCTCTGCTTTGAGCTGCTATCCCCAGAGTTGGCTAAGGAGCGGGTGGTGGTGCTAGAGGTGCAGCAG CGCCCCCAGGTGCCCAGCATCCCCATCTCCAAGTGTGCAGCCTGCCAGCGGAAGCAGCAGTCAGAGGACGAGAAGCTGAAGCGCTGTACCCGGTGCTACCGCGTGGGCTACTGCAACCA gCTCTGCCAGAAAACCCACTGGCCTGACCACAAGGGTCTCTGCCGCCCTGAGAACATTGGCTACCCATTTCTGGTCAGTGTACCTGCCTCACGTCTCACTTATGCTCGTCTTGCTCAGCTGCTAGAGGGCTATGCCCG GTATTCTGTGAGTGTATTCCAACCACCCTTCCAGCCTGGCCGCATGGCCTTGGAATCCCAGGGCACTGGCTGTACTACGTTGCTCTCTACTAGCTCCCTGGAGGCTGGGGACAGTGAGAGGGACCCGATTCAGCCGCCTGAGCTCCAGTTGGTGACCCCCGTGGCTGAGGGGGACACAGGGGTCCCTAGGACATGGGCGGCTCCTGATcggggctctgtgcccagcaccaGTGGAGTTTCTTCTGAGGTACTGGCCAGTGGGCCTGTTGAAGTTGGCTCCTTGCCTGCTGGTGAGAGGATGTCTCGGCCCGAAG CTGCTGTGCCTGGATATCAGCACCCAAGTGAAGCCATAAATGCCCACACCCCTCagttcttcatctataaaattgacGCATCTAACCGAGAGCAGCGGCTGGAGGACAAAG GAGACACCCCCCTGGAGCTGGGTGAGGACTGCAGCCTGGCTCTAGTGTGGCGGAACAATGAGCGCCTGCAGGAATTTGTGTTGGTAGCCTCCAAAGAGCTGGAGTGTGCTGAGGATCCAGGCTCTGCTGGTGAGGCTGCCCGTGCTGGGCACTTTACTCTGGACCAGTGCCTGAACCTCTTCACTCGGCCTGAGGTGCTGGCGCCTGAGGAGGCTTG GTACTGCCCACAGTGTAAACAACACAGAGAGGCCTCCAAGCAGCTGCTGCTGTGGCGCTTGCCCAACGTACTCATTGTGCAGCTCAAGCGCTTCTCCTTTCGGAGTTTCATTTGGCGTGACAAGATCAACGACCTGGTGGAGTTTCCTGTTCG GAACCTGGACCTGAGCAAGTTTTGCATTGGTCAGAAAGAGGAACAGCTGCCTAGCTACGACCTGTACGCTGTCATCAACCACTACGGAGGCATGATTGGCGGCCACTACACTGCCTGTGCCCGCCTGCCCAATGACCGCAGCAGCCAGCGCAGCGACGTGG GGTGGCGCTTATTTGATGACAGCACGGTGACAACAGTAGACGAGAGCCAGGTCGTGACGCGTtatgcctatgttctcttctaccGCCGGCGGAACTCTCCTGTGGAGAGGCCCCCCAGGGCAGGTCACTCTGAGCACCACCCAGACCTAGGCCCTGCAGCCGATGCTGCTGCCAGCCAG GGACTAGGCCCTGGCCAGGCCCCCGAGGTGGCCCCCACGCGGACAGCCCCTGAACGCTTCGCCCCCCCTGTGGACCGCCCAGCCCCCACCTACAGCAACATGGAGGAGGTCGATTAG
- the USP19 gene encoding ubiquitin carboxyl-terminal hydrolase 19 isoform X17, whose product MSGGASTTGPRRGPPGLEEATSKKKQKDRANQESKDGDPRRGSVSSREEQAKEELLLDWRQSADEVIVKLRVGAGPLRLEEVDAAFTDTDCVVRLPGGRQWGGVFYAEIESSCTKVQARKGGLLQLALPKKVPLLTWPSLLKKPLGTQEALPGLRCQENGQEPSPIAPEPGPEPRRGKQEARNQKRAQGRGEVGAGAGPGAQAGPSAKRAVHLRRGPDGEGSRDGPGPRGDAPPFLAETATQAEAEEQLRVPPLNPQTCLLGSEENLALLAGEKTVSPRNDPVSPAMARSRDPEKGDRSKEEMAEAADALTLVDEPESMVNLAFVKNDSYEKGPDSVVVHVYVKEICRDTSRVLFREQDFTLIFQTRDGNFLRLHPGCGPHTIFRWQVKLRNLIEPEQCTFCFTASRIDICLRKRQSQRWGGLEAPAARGAVGGAKVAVPTGPTPLDSTPPGGAPHPLTGQEEARAVEKEKPKARSEDTGLDGVVARTPMEHVAPKPEPHLASPKPTCMVPPMPHSPVSGDSVEEEEEEEKKVCLPGFTGLVNLGNTCFMNSVIQSLSNTRELRDFFHDRSFEAEINYNNPLGTGGRLAIGFAVLLRALWKGTHHAFQPSKLKAIVASKASQFTGYAQHDAQEFMAFLLDGLHEDLNRIQNKPYTETVDSDGRPDEVVAEEAWQRHKMRNDSFIVDLFQGQYKSKLVCPVCAKVSITFDPFLYLPVPLPQKQKVLPIFYFAREPHSKPIKVRSKLLFLGNPEDPGPPPPGSLLLSPQFLVSISKENSSASEVLESLSQSVHVKPENLRLAEVIKNRFHRVFLPSHSLDTVSPSDTLLCFELLSPELAKERVVVLEVQQRPQVPSIPISKCAACQRKQQSEDEKLKRCTRCYRVGYCNQLCQKTHWPDHKGLCRPENIGYPFLVSVPASRLTYARLAQLLEGYARYSVSVFQPPFQPGRMALESQGTGCTTLLSTSSLEAGDSERDPIQPPELQLVTPVAEGDTGVPRTWAAPDRGSVPSTSGVSSEVLASGPVEVGSLPAGERMSRPEAAVPGYQHPSEAINAHTPQFFIYKIDASNREQRLEDKGDTPLELGEDCSLALVWRNNERLQEFVLVASKELECAEDPGSAGEAARAGHFTLDQCLNLFTRPEVLAPEEAWYCPQCKQHREASKQLLLWRLPNVLIVQLKRFSFRSFIWRDKINDLVEFPVRNLDLSKFCIGQKEEQLPSYDLYAVINHYGGMIGGHYTACARLPNDRSSQRSDVGWRLFDDSTVTTVDESQVVTRYAYVLFYRRRNSPVERPPRAGHSEHHPDLGPAADAAASQGLGPGQAPEVAPTRTAPERFAPPVDRPAPTYSNMEEVD is encoded by the exons ATGTCTGGTGGGGCCAGCACCACGGGCCCAAGGAGAGGTCCCCCAGGACTGGAGGAGGCCACCAGTAAGAAGAAGCAGAAGGATCGAGCAAACCAAGAGAGCAAGGATGGAGATCCTAGGAGAG GGTCAGTGTCCTCTCGGGAGGAGCAGGCCAAAGAGG AGTTGTTGCTTGATTGGAGGCAGAGTGCAGATGAGGTGATTGTCAAGCTGCGTGTGGGAGCGGGTCCCCTGCGGCTGGAGGAGGTGGATGCTGCTTTCACAGACACAGACTGCGTGGTGCGGCTTCCAG GTGGTCGGCAGTGGGGTGGTGTTTTCTATGCTGAGATAGAAAGTTCTTGCACCAAAGTACAAGCCCGCAAGGGTGGCCTCCTGCAGCTGGCACTGCCCAAGAAGGTACCTCTGCTCACATGGCCCTCTCTTCTG AAGAAACCTCTAGGGACCCAGGAGGCGTTGCCAGGGCTGCGGTGTCAGGAGAATGGGCAGGAGCCATCTCCCATTGCCCCGGAGCCAGGCCCTGAGCCCCGGCGGGGTAAACAGGAGGCCCGGAACCAGAAGAGGGCCCAGGGCCGTGGTGAGGTAGGCGCAGGGGCTGGCCCCGGGGCCCAGGCAGGGCCCAGCGCCAAGAGGGCTGTGCATCTCCGCAGAGGGCCAGATGGGGAAGGGTCCAGAGATGGGCCTGGACCCCGGGGCGATGCCCCCCCCTTCTTGGCTgagacagccacccag GCTGAGGCTGAGGAACAGCTCCGGGTACCACCGCTGAACCCCCAGACCTGCCTTTTGGGTTCAGAGGAGAATCTAGCACTCTTGGCAGGAGAGAAGACCGTGTCCCCCAGGAATGATCCAGTCTCCCCAGCCATGGCTCGGAGCAGAGATCCTGAGAAAGGTGACCGTTCCAAAGAGGAGATGGCAGAGGCAGCAGATGCTCTAACCTTGGTGGATG AGCCGGAGTCCATGGTGAACCTGGCATTTGTCAAGAATGACTCATATGAGAAGGGCCCAGATTCAGTGGTGGTGCATGTGTACGTGAAAGAAATCTGCAGGGACACTTCTCGAGTGCTTTTCCGCGAGCAAGATTTCACGCTTATCTTCCAGACCAG GGATGGAAACTTCCTGAGACTACACCCAGGCTGTGGGCCCCATACCATCTTCCGTTGGCAGGTGAAGCTCAG GAACCTGATTGAGCCTGAGCAGTGCACCTTTTGCTTCACGGCCTCTCGAATTGACATCTGCCTCCGAAAGCGGCAAAGTCAGCGCTGGGGGGGCCTGGAGGCCCCAGCTGCACGAG GTGCAGTGGGTGGTGCAAAGGTTGCCGTGCCGACAGGTCCAACCCCTCTGGATTCAACCCCACCGGgaggtgccccccaccctctcACAGGCCAGGAGGAAGCTCGGGCTGTGGAGAAGGAAAAACCCAAGGCTCGATCTGAGGACACGGGGCTGGATGGTGTGGTGGCCCGCACCCCCATGGAGCATGTAGCCCCAAAGCCAGAGCCACACCTAGCCTCG CCCAAGCCCACGTGTATGGTGCCTCCAATGCCCCACAGCCCTGTGAGCGGAGATagtgtggaggaagaggaggaggaagagaagaaggtgtGTTTGCCTGGCTTCACTGGCCTTGTCAACCTAGGCAACACCTGCTTCATGAACAGTGTCATTCAGTCTCTGTCCAATACTCGGGAGCTCCGGGACTTCTTCCATG ACCGCTCCTTTGAGGCCGAGATCAACTACAACAACCCACTGGGGACTGGTGGGCGTCTGGCCATTGGCTTTGCTGTGTTGCTCCGGGCACTGTGGAAGGGCACCCACCATGCCTTCCAGCCTTCCAAGTTGAAG GCCATTGTGGCGAGCAAGGCCAGCCAGTTCACAGGCTATGCGCAGCATGATGCCCAGGAGTTCATGGCTTTCTTGCTGGATGGGCTGCATGAAGACTTGAATCGCATTCAGAACAAGCCCTACACAGAAACTGTGGATTCAGATGGGCGGCCCGATGAG GTGGTGGCTGAAGAAGCATGGCAGCGGCATAAGATGAGGAATGACTCTTTCATCGTAGACCTGTTTCAGGGCCAGTATAAGTCGAAGCTGGTGTGCCCTGTGTGTGCCAAG GTCTCCATCACTTTTGACCCATTCCTCTACCTGCCAGTACCCTTGCCACAGAAGCAGAAGGTTCTCCCCATCTTCTATTTTGCCCGGGAGCCGCACAGCAAACCCATCAAGGTGAGAAGTAAGCTCCTATTTCTGGGCAATCCCGAAGACCCCGGTCCACCTCCCCCAGGGTCTCTACTCTTGTCACCACAGTTTCTGGTGAGCATCAGCAAGGAGAACTCCAGTGCAAGTGAAGTGTTGGAATCCCTCTCTCAGAGTGTCCACGTGAAGCCTGAGAACCTGCGTCTAGCTGAG GTGATTAAGAATCGTTTCCACCGTGTATTCCTGCCCTCCCACTCATTGGACACTGTGTCCCCATCTGACACGCTCCTCTGCTTTGAGCTGCTATCCCCAGAGTTGGCTAAGGAGCGGGTGGTGGTGCTAGAGGTGCAGCAG CGCCCCCAGGTGCCCAGCATCCCCATCTCCAAGTGTGCAGCCTGCCAGCGGAAGCAGCAGTCAGAGGACGAGAAGCTGAAGCGCTGTACCCGGTGCTACCGCGTGGGCTACTGCAACCA gCTCTGCCAGAAAACCCACTGGCCTGACCACAAGGGTCTCTGCCGCCCTGAGAACATTGGCTACCCATTTCTGGTCAGTGTACCTGCCTCACGTCTCACTTATGCTCGTCTTGCTCAGCTGCTAGAGGGCTATGCCCG GTATTCTGTGAGTGTATTCCAACCACCCTTCCAGCCTGGCCGCATGGCCTTGGAATCCCAGGGCACTGGCTGTACTACGTTGCTCTCTACTAGCTCCCTGGAGGCTGGGGACAGTGAGAGGGACCCGATTCAGCCGCCTGAGCTCCAGTTGGTGACCCCCGTGGCTGAGGGGGACACAGGGGTCCCTAGGACATGGGCGGCTCCTGATcggggctctgtgcccagcaccaGTGGAGTTTCTTCTGAGGTACTGGCCAGTGGGCCTGTTGAAGTTGGCTCCTTGCCTGCTGGTGAGAGGATGTCTCGGCCCGAAG CTGCTGTGCCTGGATATCAGCACCCAAGTGAAGCCATAAATGCCCACACCCCTCagttcttcatctataaaattgacGCATCTAACCGAGAGCAGCGGCTGGAGGACAAAG GAGACACCCCCCTGGAGCTGGGTGAGGACTGCAGCCTGGCTCTAGTGTGGCGGAACAATGAGCGCCTGCAGGAATTTGTGTTGGTAGCCTCCAAAGAGCTGGAGTGTGCTGAGGATCCAGGCTCTGCTGGTGAGGCTGCCCGTGCTGGGCACTTTACTCTGGACCAGTGCCTGAACCTCTTCACTCGGCCTGAGGTGCTGGCGCCTGAGGAGGCTTG GTACTGCCCACAGTGTAAACAACACAGAGAGGCCTCCAAGCAGCTGCTGCTGTGGCGCTTGCCCAACGTACTCATTGTGCAGCTCAAGCGCTTCTCCTTTCGGAGTTTCATTTGGCGTGACAAGATCAACGACCTGGTGGAGTTTCCTGTTCG GAACCTGGACCTGAGCAAGTTTTGCATTGGTCAGAAAGAGGAACAGCTGCCTAGCTACGACCTGTACGCTGTCATCAACCACTACGGAGGCATGATTGGCGGCCACTACACTGCCTGTGCCCGCCTGCCCAATGACCGCAGCAGCCAGCGCAGCGACGTGG GGTGGCGCTTATTTGATGACAGCACGGTGACAACAGTAGACGAGAGCCAGGTCGTGACGCGTtatgcctatgttctcttctaccGCCGGCGGAACTCTCCTGTGGAGAGGCCCCCCAGGGCAGGTCACTCTGAGCACCACCCAGACCTAGGCCCTGCAGCCGATGCTGCTGCCAGCCAG GGACTAGGCCCTGGCCAGGCCCCCGAGGTGGCCCCCACGCGGACAGCCCCTGAACGCTTCGCCCCCCCTGTGGACCGCCCAGCCCCCACCTACAGCAACATGGAGGAGGTCGATTAG